ttcttcaaagtagctaccctttgccttgatgacagctttgtacactcttggcattctctcaaccagcttcatgaggaatgcttttccaacagtcttggagttcccacatatgctgagcacttgttggctgctttttcttcactctgcggtccaactcatcccaaaccatctcaattggtctgaggttgggtgattgtggaggccaggtcatctgatgcagcactctatcaaactctttcttggtcaaatagcccttacacagtctggaggtgtgttgggtcattgtcctgttgaaaaacaaatgatagtcccactcagcgcaaaccagatgggatgacgtatcactgcagagtgctgtggtagccatgctggttaagtgtgccttgaattctaaataaatcagactgtgtcaccagcaaagcacccccacacctgcTTCATGGTttgaaccacacatgtggagatcatccattcacctactctgcatctcacaaagacacagtggttggaaccaaagatctcacatttggactcatcagaccaaaggacagatttccaccggtcttatatccatttctcgtgtttcttggcccaagcaagtcttcttattggtgtcctttagtagtggtttctttacagcaattcgacaatgaaggcctgattcacgcagagttctctgaacagttgatgttgacatgtgtctgttacttggcctctgtgaagcatttatttgggctgcaatctgaggtgcagtttactctaatgaatttatcctctgcagcagaggtaactctgggtcttcctttcctgtggcggccctcatgagagacagtttcatcatagctctttaTGGTttcaagttcttgaaatgttccatattgactgactttcatgtcttaaagtaatgatggactgtcatttctctttgcttattttagctgtccttgccataatatggacttggtcttttaccaaatagggctatcttctgtataccctgtatacctacctaccttgtcacaacaccactggctcaaacgcattattatggaaataaattccacaaattaacttaaaaaggcacacctgttaattgatgcattccaggtgactacctcatgaagctggttgagaatgccaagtgtgcaaagctgtcaaggcaaagggtggctactttgaagaatctcataaaatatattttgatttaacacttttcttTGGTTACtatttgattccatatgtgttatttcgtagttttgatgtcttcactattattctacaatgtagaaaatagtacaaattcagaaaaacccttgaatgggaaggtgtgtccaaacgtttgactggtactgtaggtctagATTTAAATCATTgcatgcctcatccatggcctGAATGAGGGTGGTACTCTAATGGGGATGGCAAGCATACATCTTCCACCTGTATTGTATTTAGTATAATCAAGAATTTCATAGTTTTGTACTTATGTATTGTAGTGGTCCTGTACGTGGCTCAGTTCATAAGAGCATGGCACTAACAGCAGCAGAGTTGTGGATTTGGTTCCCACTGGGGACAAATACCAAAATGTGTGGACTTTTGTCACTTTGGTTAAATGTCTATGTAAATATTATGGCTATTACAGTTCTGTATTGGCTAATACAATTGTAGTAAAGCAGTGTGaagtttggtgaaaaagtgaCTGATTTTGTATTATAGTCAAATGAAAATGTGTTAACTGCCTCTGATCTGTTTTGAACTAAGAGTTGTGAAGATTTACCACATAgttgtgaaaattgcaccaaagcAATTAAAAGAACTAACCGGTAAAAGTAACTACCAGAATATATTTGACTGCCTACAGGCCCAGTTTGGAGAGGTGAGTGAGGCAGATCTGAAGGCCATCGACAGTCGCATCTCTGACCTCAGCACACAGGTGCAGGCCATCTCTCAGGGCTGCAGACAGCTGGACGCAGGTAGGGCTCCCCTCTTTGGCCCTATCAGCACCCTACCCACACCCTGGACTATCTGACATACTCTTATCTCTGACTGCAGAGCTGAAGGAGCTCAACAGCTCCCTGACCACAGAGGAAATGATGTCAGAGATCCAGGAGCTGAAAGCAGAGTGTTCTGGTTACAGGGAGCGTCTGGAGAAGATCAAGTCAGCGACCAATCACGTCACACCAGAGCAGAAGGAGATGGTATGGGTCacaatcagacctgggttcaaatacaaaacacttttttcccctATACTGTGCTCATGCGTCTTTCCTTCAGGTTTACAAGGAGAGACATCTCTACGTGAAAGagtggaagaagaggaagagactGGTGATTTTATTTTAGGGCTCTATTCCAGCTGTATTGCTGAAGTGTTACAGATTGCGTGataaaatgtaaaggtcatttccgatcAAGCAGACATGCatcgtttaccgtgaatgcagtctccgctaaacGCGGGAACATTTTACGCGCTGTACTTCCGCAAtttggattgaatagagcccttactTGATCAAAACCATAAGAGTATTCGTGCCAGAGCAGGATAAACCAGAACAAATAGTCTGATTCTGTCTCTGCTCCTCTCAGGCATCTGACATGATGGGTTCCATTTTGGAGGGATACCCCAAGACCAAGAAGCAATTTCTGGTAAGATGCTCTGCAAAACATACAGATCTACAGTGACACTGTTCTACACATCAATTCTATTGTTTTTATTTGGGAACCGAGATTTTGTTCATCACCATGACAGAGGCAGACAAATGCCTATCATGTTTACTCTATTTGTCAACCTGAGATGTCAGCATCTTTTGTGTTCTCTGTTTAGGAAGAAGTTGGTGTGGAGACTGATGAGGACTGCAAAGTGACTATGCCAAGTACCTGACAGAATGTTGGAGGATCTTTGTTTACTTTTGACTTGAATGTCAATTCCGAGGGAGTATTATGCCATCAAAACTCATTCCAGGAATAACTAATTACTATTGTAATAAAATACCTTGTACAGGTGTATACTTTAAAGTTTATTTTGCAATTAAAAATCATTCATCAAATTCTTGTCCAAATCAGCAAAAAAAGTAACAGTAGACCTGATTTATTTATACCAGCACAGACTTGTTGTATAAAATCCCTTTTTGAAGTCCGGTGAGTACACAGATTAAACATTCACATCTGTTAGGTTTACCAGAAGGTCCTGAAACATTTGGTACAAGTTCTCCTGAGCACATTTTCAAAATCAATCACCAAATTcttcacattac
This genomic stretch from Salmo trutta chromosome 32, fSalTru1.1, whole genome shotgun sequence harbors:
- the LOC115171141 gene encoding homologous-pairing protein 2 homolog; this encodes MSKKDNGGLTVIFAYLNEKNRPYSAQDVFNNLQKQHGLGKTAVVKAMEQLALEGKIKEKTYGKQKIYFADQAQFGEVSEADLKAIDSRISDLSTQVQAISQGCRQLDAELKELNSSLTTEEMMSEIQELKAECSGYRERLEKIKSATNHVTPEQKEMVYKERHLYVKEWKKRKRLASDMMGSILEGYPKTKKQFLEEVGVETDEDCKVTMPST